The following is a genomic window from Triplophysa rosa linkage group LG11, Trosa_1v2, whole genome shotgun sequence.
GGTTATTATCAATGAACGCCTTATATTTTAGTATATATCTTGAAGGGTTGTTCTACCTCCTGTAAATACAAGATTTCTGCCTCCATGGTTCTGGCCTTTCTCTCAGATTCTCTAGCATCAGAGGTAACCTCTTTATGGGAAGTTCGTGCATCCTCCAGCTCCCTATGGGTATCTTTCATCTGAGCCTGCCATGGAGAAAgaaataacattaataaaaaatgatatacactcataaaaataaaggtgcttaaaaggttcttcaaaacgatgccatagaagaatcatttttggttccacaaagaaccatttagtcaaaggttctttaaagaacctttcttaccttttcataatctgaacgtttttccttttgtgaaacaatagtggaaccatttagacataAAATGTTAATCTATGACATCGTGAAGATTCCAGAGTCAACATCTTGACCTATATTATTTTAAGAGTCTAGATCAAGATGTTGACTCTGGAATCTGTAAATATACTCTGAACTCCGGGGCTTTGGACCTGAGTCTTGCGAAGTTGTTTGACGGCTTCATCCCTGGCCCGGGCGATTGCATCAACTTGGTCTTCCAGGTCTTTCAGGTCTCCCTCAAGTTTCTTCTTAGCAGCTGCCAAAGAATTTCTCAGCTTCTGCTCATCTTCTAGCTCAATCTCAAGCTCACGTACCTATGGTCAAAATCATGCATTCCCTAACAGTTTATgagagacaaaaacaaacagatttaGAAGGTAACAAATATCCTCACCTGCTTGAGCAGTTGTTTCTTCTTCTCTTCACTTTGCTCATCTCTGCCCTGAAGGTCTCTCTGAAATTGGACTTTGAGGGCCTGCATATTGACCTCCACATGAAGTTTAGAATCCTCAGCAGTCTGCAATTCATCCTCAAGTTCCTCCATCTGAATCCTCATCTCTTCCACTTGAGCTTCTAATCCACGCTTTGCCTTCTCCAACTCATGGACCTTTCATCATTTTAGCACAACATTAAACAACAAGTTATTCAATGCATGTACTTGCATGCTATAAAGCATAAAAAGGTGTCATCAACTTACATTTCTGCCCACATCATCTTTTGAACTGATCAGATCTTCCATCTCGTTGCGAAGTGTCTTATTATGCTTCTCTAACTCTCGAAAGGAGCCCTGGGCTTCCTCCAGCGCTCGAATAAGAGCCAAGCATTTAGTCTCCTTCTCTCGTGCTTCCGCCTCTGCATGGTCACGTTCTTCAGCATACTTGTTGGAGATGGTCTTCTCATCAGCAAGCATCTGAATGAGAGTCAAATCAATTGAGTAACTTAAAATACACTGACATTATTATGACCAATGTAACCAATTAAGTAATGAAAATGCAACCTGGTCAAATTTCCGTTGTTTCTTCTCCAGATTTGATACTAGTTGTTTCTGGTTGTCCAGATCCAACAGCATGTCCTCCAGCTCTTGCTGAAGATGATTCTTAGTCCTCTCCAACTTGTCATAAGCTGCAGTTTTCTCCTCAAACTCTGCACGTGCAGCCTCAAGATCTCTTTGCAGACGTTTCTTGCTCTCTTCCAGGAGCTGAAAATTGCTGGAGTATTCCTCCAGCTTCCTTTTTGAATCTGACAGCTACAATCAAAGATTGAACACATTCTTAAACCCATTTATTTGTCCAATTTTTTTGGTGACACATATAATAGGGCTTCATATACGATGCTTTATTATTGTTCATTCTAAGAGAATGACCTGTGTGTTAAGGCTGGAGACTTGTCTCTCCACGTTTCTTTTGGCCTCTGCCTCCTCCTCCATGCGTTCCAGCAGCTTGTTTCGATCATCCTCTGTTTGACGCAGCCGAGTGGACAAACTGAGTTTCTGACAGGTCTCCTCAGCAAGTAACTCCTGAAAATACAGACAGATGAAACAACAACTCAAATGATCCTCCAAACAGGCATTTCAAACAATTCTTTAGATGTCACAGTACCTGTGCATCCTGGAGCTGGAGGTTTAGACTGGAAACATCTTTACTCAGCTTAATATTCTTGCTTTCTGCCTCACTGAGGAGGCTATTTGCACTGTTAAGCTCCATCTGtgggatttaaaaaaagacatatAGTGATCTGGTAAACCTAAACAGAATTTTTTCCttaatttatgaataaaatagCTGATTAACAAACTCACAGTGAGTTTGGACACTGTTTCTCCAAGCTCTTCTTTCTGCCTCTCACTCTCACCAAAGCAAGTCTGAAGGTCACCAAACTGGCTCTCCATCTtctttcttttgtgctccaAATCCTGTTTTGCATTACCAAGTGAGTGAAGTTCTTCATTAAGGTTTGTAACCTCCTTCTCAAAGGACTGCTTTGTCTTCTCCAGATTGGCTTTGGCCTGGATTTCAGGTTTAGATTAGGAAACACATATGTGCATATACAATAGAGATACCACAAGTTTATTCTACAGTTTATTGTTCAAAACAAGTAtaagtgtttgtttttacattgtaatttaacgtttttacctttttggatTGCTCTAGCTGCTGACTAAGTTCATTTACAGCctgattgtgtttttgtttcatgtcgtAAACTTGAGTCTCATGGCTTCGGCTTTCATCTTCCATCATTTTCTTTAACATCGCCACCTCCTGCTCTCTCTTAGCCCTGtccaagaaaaaagaaaagaaaattttaaaagcataaaaagTAGTAAGTGACTAGATATAAGTAACAAGGTAAATATGTACCGAAGCTCTTGCTGGGCTGTTGTGGTGTCTAGTGTGTCCTCCAGTTCAGACCTCAGAGCCGACAGTTCTTCTCCCAACTCTTTCCTAGAATTTTCTGACTTTCTGCAGGTCTCCTGTTCAGCTTGAAGTTCATCCTGAAGCTCTGAAAGAAGTCCTTCCATTTCTTGTATCTTATTCAGGACATTGCTCTTTTGAGCTGATTCTTCTTCCACACTGGAcaatatacagatttggagaaTCGTTGTTTATAATGGTTATAATTCACAACAAGTAGAATATAACATGGGGCGATATCCGTCAACACCCATGAATTATGTGTTTAACAATGTACCATGTCTGGAGGCCCTGAATTTCCACCTCTCTCTGGGCATTTTGCGCTTTGAGTTCTGATATCTGAGCCTGCAGGTCAGTCATCTGCTCTTGGAGATTTTTATACTCGGTCTCCAGTTTGCGTTTGGCTTTCTCCAGATCCTGTCGACTCTTCTCTTCTTTATTTAAACGAACTGCACAGACATACAACACAATCACTTGTTCACCATTCACACTTAAAATACTGGTTCTAAAAGTGCAGCCAAGTCAAATAAGAAACATATTTTGATCTCTGAAGAACATTTCAGTCGGAGTCTTTCAAGATCCATAGAAACCTATTTCTACTACAAAGaatttttttgtgcaaaaggGAAGGTTCTGTCGATGTTAAAGTCTTTGCTTTATTAAACCACAAACCCTGACAAAGAACTTCTTATGAAcctttatatttacattattaagCAACAAAGATTgctgattttaaaatgatttcaaacaataaaatcaTTTGTGAATTGTGTCATTTGAGCCACAATGACAAACCTTCAAGATCTGAAATCATAGATTCATGTTTGGTCTTCAGTTTGGTCAGGTTTTTggatttttcttcctcctcagcAAGGTTCGAGGAAAAATCAGCTAACCTCTCCTCCAACAGTTGCTTCTCCTATAGACGCATAAGGAAAAGACATCAATCCTCAGATTTGATATAGCTACCTTCTTCACAATGAAACCATGAAAATGATCCAAAAAATTAGGTCAAACATGAGACAAACCTTCTGCAATTTGCTGTTTTGATCCTCCATTATGAGTagatcaccctcaagttgtcgAACATTTCCATCCACAGCGCCCTTTTCCAGTTGAAGCTTCTGCTTCATATCTTCTTCCTCGGTCAAAAGGTTCTCAAACTCCTGCACATCCAAAAACATATACCAGTGCTGAGTACagatttctttctctcttttactTACCCAAATTCCTTCATGTCTGAGataaaatattcaatattttccatatgtctgtctgtccatctatAGTAATGGATTCCTGCTCAACCTTGAGTTGTTGCAGCATGTTTGTCTTCTCCTGCTGAAGCATCTGGCTgcgctcctcctcctcctcaagACGAACCTCCATCTCATGCAGCACCTCCTCCAACTCCTGCTTCTTTGCCTCCAGTTGTATCCTCACCTCCTCCAACTCTGCATACAACTCCGTCTCCTCCTGCAGCTTGGCCTGTAGCTGGTTCCTCTCCTCCAGCAGCTATcaaatatgaaaatgtgtatCTTTTATCAGACCCAAAGCCTTTGCGATTTAGATCAGAAATTGCTCCGCTTATATACCTTGCCATGTTTCTGTGTGATCTCTTGTAGTTCACTTTCAGCCTTGTGTGCAATTTCTTTGGCATTTTGAAGCTCCTCTTCTTTTATACTCATCTCTTCCTCTTGACGGGTCACCTGAAGCATGGGTTTGACCTGAAAAAGATAAATGATTGACTGCTGCGtttaattttacataaatgtgAAAGTTGATGTATGTTTCGGCTTACTTTGCTGAAGAGTCTCCACCACTGCCAGTTTCTAAGTGTAAGATATACAGCACAGTTCCTCTGAATGACTTTCATGGCTGTCAGATGTTTTTGTCTCATGCTGAATGCCCTGTGAATGTAGAGAGGGGATAACATGAAACTTTAGCTTTGTAATACTTTTCCCATGTCAAACAATCAATTTATAGtgatatttattcaaatatgtttttttttctcattaaaaCACTTTTTCTTAATATTCAGAaagaattgtgttttttttcttttgcagaacacaaaggaagatattttgaagtatattggtaaccaaacaacaacggtactcattcacttctattttatagacacaaaaccaatgcaagtcaatgggtactacCATTGTTAAGttgacaacattcttcaaaatatcttcttttgtgttctgcagaagaaagaaagtcaaacaggtttgaaatgataagagggtgagtaaatgatgacagaagtttcatttttgggtgaactatcactttagtcATTGGTTGATTAATCCAAAGTCTTAACTGTGGTTCTCCTAAACTTCAACTTTGTTTTAGTATTAGCATTGAGATCTCAGATTAGCATTTATTGGACATGAACTCACTTTCTGCTGAGAAAGCCACGTGCCAGGGCCTGGAAGGCAATTATAATCACCGTCAGTTTCAGATCGCGTTCTTCTTCCAGTTGTGCCAACACACCTGTACGAAAGAATATCTTACTCAGACCAATCCGGTACAGGTTGGGGTCCAAGTCTAGATGTTTGATCTGTTGGTTAAAAAATAGGACAATATTGTCATAATGGCgttgaaagtaaaaaaatacattctttatTATACGAAAAGAGAACTTTTGCTCAAACTCACCATAAGGGTACAGGCCTGTTTTCCATCCATGAACCCCTTTGGAATGTTACCAGCAGCCAGGATCTCATAACTAGAAAATGATCAATTAActagttataataataatgattaataaaaaattaaaagtaaaagttttatatttgaaaTGATTGTTTTTAGAAATGACTCACCGCTGACGGAACTCGTGAAAGACGATGCGATTGGGAAAACCCTGGCGACAGATTCGAATCCCTTCCAGTACACCATTACAGCGCAACTGCTCTAGAACCAGATGGGCATCTATCTTCCCAGCCTAAGAAATTAAAAAAAGGTCAAAACATGAgaacttttcttttttatgttttcttcaTGGATCAATCATATTACTGGTTTAAAGCAGTGCATACATAGGATAAAGAGATGTTTAAACCATGTCTAAATGCTACGTAACACGCATCGTATGAAACTTGCTTGTCTCTCCAGTTAATATGTTTTGGAAAGCATCTTGAAAGCATGTTGTTTAGTTGGATCAGTAAATACAGATTTAAATCGCTGCATCATAGTGTGGCATACCCTTTTCTCATGGTTGGGAATGATGCAGCGTACAAAGTTTGGTTGAGTGTTATGGAGGGTTGTCATAAGCTTGCCGAGAGACTCTTTGTACAGCTGTCCCACGGTGCGGAACATGCCTTTCTTGGACTTGGAAGCAGTAGGAGCTGCTGTATCAGCCATCTTAGCCATGGTTTCCAGTCCCACCACACGGTCCACTGTAGGAAAACAGGACATCCTCTtgaaattaatgaatgaatcatTTTAAGGGAGACTCAAATAGATTAAAGTATACAGGATTCCTTAAAAATGTTGACAAAAACTTACCATCTCTCCAGATTTCTTGCACAAAAGCACTGGATGAATTACTCAGCAATGCTGTTACATTGTCATTGAGTGGGTCCATGTTTTTAGTCAACCAGGCTGTGGCATTATAATCCACCTGCATCAAATGAAAACATCATATTAAATACACATGATATATAAAACTATTATATTCCTTATAACAGCACAGTGCCTCTCATGTCAAACACTGCTGTTGTTTTATGATTGTTTTGTTAAGTTGaatggatagacagacagacatacttTGCCAGCATAGTGTTGCACGGTGAAGAATGTCTTCTCCTTCAGATTCTTGGGTTTGGAAAATTTGCAGTGGTTTGAGTGAGTGTTTGTGAGTTTTTCAACGAAAGAGACATCAGTTGCTTTTGGAAACCAGCACTCCTCATCTAGAAGTGCTAAAATGCCTGGAGGATTGTTCTACAACAGACAACGAAAACAAACTTGTGATGTGACTTGCAGAGATTTTCAAAGATGTTTAGCTCTTGCACTATAAAATGGTTATCGATGCTGCTAACGTTGGTTGAAAACAAAGATGGtcgttgtttttgttgtacgtCAACATCGTGTACTGtattttagaaaaatgaaaatggaatttaatgttttttttctttacgaaaatatttgtatcataaatattattattatgtgggAACTTTAATGTAATAAGTGCCACAAGGCTGTGCTATAGTCACAGCTGAACTGAAGTGGTCGGAGACAAAGTCATGACTATATTTGTTATACGTATAGCACAGCCTTTTGAATCCTGATGAAAGAAACATCACCACATGCTGCATTCAAATCAAGTGTCTGAACAGTGTTGTCATCACAAACTGACTGGTCTCTCAATGAGCTCAATGCAGGGCTGGAGGTCCAAACCAAAGTCAATGAAGCTCCATTCGATGCCTTCTTTCGTGTACTCCTCCTGCTCCAGGATGAACATGGTGTGATTGAATAGCTGTTGCAGTTTCTCATTGGTGTAGTTGATGCACAGCTGCTCAAATGAGTTATCCTGTGTGAATGGAAAAAAAGAATCATCCTTAAAGTTcatgttttgattttattttataaactgtCAATGAAGTCTTAATCTGTCAGATTTACCTCAAAAATCTCAAAACCAGCAATGTCTAAGATGCCCAGAAAAGAGGCTCCTTGGCGTTTTGTCTTATCCAGAGCTTTGTTGACACGCGCCAAGATCCAGCGAAACAGACGGTCATAGATGGCCTTGGCTAAGGCTTCGATGGCAAAGTCGGCCTGTTCAATGCACACAGCCTTCATTTCataacttacatttattttatttcaacctTTGTGTCAGAAAAGTACAACTGAATAATTGTAAAGAAGTgtattttgttaattatttcaagCTGCTTGGAAAAATAGACCactcgaaaaaaaaaaaaatatatgcacATTTATAATCGCGATAGTTATACAGTAATTGTGCACCTGTTCTTTTGTCTGAGCCTTCTGTACAAGTTCTCTGCCAACTTTGATGCGAGGAGTGAGAATGGCTTTGGTAAAATCGGTCAAATTAATCCCTTGCAGATGGCAGACTTTCTGTGCCGCTGGGGAACCAATTGCATGTAACATTCAAAAGACAATTCTGTTTCAGACAGGAGAAAAGCAGCATTACAGATTATCCCTCTAGACTGTACCTGTGTTGTCCGGCATGCTGGCTTGCTCTTGGTTCTTCTCTGCTTTGAACTCGATGTTTCCCAGTTGCAGCACAGTAGAGCACACCTTTAACATGcctgaaaacaacacagaaatTCAGGTAAATCGGCTTTAAAACACAAGAGAATATTTTCTTTATCATCGCTTTGTTGTTTACCCGTTCTTTCCTCCTCATTGAAACCCAGGACCTCCATGGCCTCCAGAGTCTCATCAAACATCTCATCATCTTGCTGGCTTTGGACCTGCACATGCCCAGCTACCAGGAAACGGTAACTACCAAAGTCCTCAAGCAAAAGATCCTCTGTGGAAATGAATGACCAATGGTGTTCGCATGATCCAGATAAGATCAAACATTTACAATGGTTTCGGCTAGAACTAAAGCTATGTCAGTGTGTGATAAAGGAAACTGTCTGAAAATGTCCTCACCACGCATTTTGTCTTTGGTCCCAGCCACCATGTAATAGAAGATGTGGAAGGATCTCTCGATTTTGGCCTGCCGAATACACCGAGACTTTTCCAGGAGGTCTGAATTAGGCATTAAGGTGGTCTATAGCTGGTCTGTACCTTTGTATTTGTATGATTTGTTTACACTGGTTTTGAAACACATTGTGTATATCAATAATATTGAAATCTTCTGAGAAAGACATTTAAAGGTCTCGATTAGGATACAAGTTTCAATGTTTGCTCCGATGATGTAGCCAGTGTTATCAAAGTTGATTTTAATAAATTTACCCTGAGAGGGAAAACAGCAAAAGTGTTTGTCAGTTTTTATCATACAACTTTTTAGCACAAAAATAATGAACTGTTTACTCA
Proteins encoded in this region:
- the myh11b gene encoding myosin-11 isoform X2, with translation MQPDNDDSSKFLFLDNDFKNSGVAQADWSAKKMVWIPSEKEGFESASIKEDTGNGVLVELDNGRKVTVNKDDVQKMNPPKFNKVEDMAALTCLNEASVLHNLRQRYFSGLIYTYSGLFCVVVNPYKMLPIYSEKITEMYKGKKCHEVPPHIYAVTDNAYRNMLQDRDDQSILCTGESGAGKTENTKKVIQYLAVVASSHKGKKDTASQQKGPQLAYGELEKQLLQANPILEAFGNAKTIKNDNSSRFGKFIKINFDNTGYIIGANIETYLLEKSRCIRQAKIERSFHIFYYMVAGTKDKMREDLLLEDFGSYRFLVAGHVQVQSQQDDEMFDETLEAMEVLGFNEEERTGMLKVCSTVLQLGNIEFKAEKNQEQASMPDNTAAQKVCHLQGINLTDFTKAILTPRIKVGRELVQKAQTKEQADFAIEALAKAIYDRLFRWILARVNKALDKTKRQGASFLGILDIAGFEIFEDNSFEQLCINYTNEKLQQLFNHTMFILEQEEYTKEGIEWSFIDFGLDLQPCIELIERPNNPPGILALLDEECWFPKATDVSFVEKLTNTHSNHCKFSKPKNLKEKTFFTVQHYAGKVDYNATAWLTKNMDPLNDNVTALLSNSSSAFVQEIWRDVDRVVGLETMAKMADTAAPTASKSKKGMFRTVGQLYKESLGKLMTTLHNTQPNFVRCIIPNHEKRAGKIDAHLVLEQLRCNGVLEGIRICRQGFPNRIVFHEFRQRYEILAAGNIPKGFMDGKQACTLMIKHLDLDPNLYRIGLSKIFFRTGVLAQLEEERDLKLTVIIIAFQALARGFLSRKAFSMRQKHLTAMKVIQRNCAVYLTLRNWQWWRLFSKVKPMLQVTRQEEEMSIKEEELQNAKEIAHKAESELQEITQKHGKLLEERNQLQAKLQEETELYAELEEVRIQLEAKKQELEEVLHEMEVRLEEEEERSQMLQQEKTNMLQQLKEFENLLTEEEDMKQKLQLEKGAVDGNVRQLEGDLLIMEDQNSKLQKEKQLLEERLADFSSNLAEEEEKSKNLTKLKTKHESMISDLEVRLNKEEKSRQDLEKAKRKLETEYKNLQEQMTDLQAQISELKAQNAQREVEIQGLQTCVEEESAQKSNVLNKIQEMEGLLSELQDELQAEQETCRKSENSRKELGEELSALRSELEDTLDTTTAQQELRAKREQEVAMLKKMMEDESRSHETQVYDMKQKHNQAVNELSQQLEQSKKDLEHKRKKMESQFGDLQTCFGESERQKEELGETVSKLTMELNSANSLLSEAESKNIKLSKDVSSLNLQLQDAQELLAEETCQKLSLSTRLRQTEDDRNKLLERMEEEAEAKRNVERQVSSLNTQLSDSKRKLEEYSSNFQLLEESKKRLQRDLEAARAEFEEKTAAYDKLERTKNHLQQELEDMLLDLDNQKQLVSNLEKKQRKFDQMLADEKTISNKYAEERDHAEAEAREKETKCLALIRALEEAQGSFRELEKHNKTLRNEMEDLISSKDDVGRNVHELEKAKRGLEAQVEEMRIQMEELEDELQTAEDSKLHVEVNMQALKVQFQRDLQGRDEQSEEKKKQLLKQVRELEIELEDEQKLRNSLAAAKKKLEGDLKDLEDQVDAIARARDEAVKQLRKTQAQMKDTHRELEDARTSHKEVTSDARESERKARTMEAEILYLQEELATAERARKQIERERDELAGELTNGSFGRSGMSDEKRRLEAKIQQLEEELDEEQANTEILNDKLRRSTQQVDQLTDELQEERSNAQRNESGWQQMEKQNKELRSKLQEMEGQVKSKLQASVAALQAKLHQVENQLDHESRERQAIARAMRQKDKRLKELTPQIEDERKQTEQFKDQAEKANMRAKQLKMQVEESDEESQRATAARRKLQKELNEATEANEALSREVSSLKSKLRHGSDSSFSNSSWRSGGGSFRRTQRNMVESSDVPEDSGLPATLVCQSEEPQREHINGTQTDN
- the myh11b gene encoding myosin-11 isoform X1, producing MQPDNDDSSKFLFLDNDFKNSGVAQADWSAKKMVWIPSEKEGFESASIKEDTGNGVLVELDNGRKVTVNKDDVQKMNPPKFNKVEDMAALTCLNEASVLHNLRQRYFSGLIYTYSGLFCVVVNPYKMLPIYSEKITEMYKGKKCHEVPPHIYAVTDNAYRNMLQDRDDQSILCTGESGAGKTENTKKVIQYLAVVASSHKGKKDTASQQKGPQLAYGELEKQLLQANPILEAFGNAKTIKNDNSSRFGKFIKINFDNTGYIIGANIETYLLEKSRCIRQAKIERSFHIFYYMVAGTKDKMREDLLLEDFGSYRFLVAGHVQVQSQQDDEMFDETLEAMEVLGFNEEERTGMLKVCSTVLQLGNIEFKAEKNQEQASMPDNTAAQKVCHLQGINLTDFTKAILTPRIKVGRELVQKAQTKEQADFAIEALAKAIYDRLFRWILARVNKALDKTKRQGASFLGILDIAGFEIFEDNSFEQLCINYTNEKLQQLFNHTMFILEQEEYTKEGIEWSFIDFGLDLQPCIELIERPNNPPGILALLDEECWFPKATDVSFVEKLTNTHSNHCKFSKPKNLKEKTFFTVQHYAGKVDYNATAWLTKNMDPLNDNVTALLSNSSSAFVQEIWRDVDRVVGLETMAKMADTAAPTASKSKKGMFRTVGQLYKESLGKLMTTLHNTQPNFVRCIIPNHEKRAGKIDAHLVLEQLRCNGVLEGIRICRQGFPNRIVFHEFRQRYEILAAGNIPKGFMDGKQACTLMIKHLDLDPNLYRIGLSKIFFRTGVLAQLEEERDLKLTVIIIAFQALARGFLSRKAFSMRQKHLTAMKVIQRNCAVYLTLRNWQWWRLFSKVKPMLQVTRQEEEMSIKEEELQNAKEIAHKAESELQEITQKHGKLLEERNQLQAKLQEETELYAELEEVRIQLEAKKQELEEVLHEMEVRLEEEEERSQMLQQEKTNMLQQLKEFENLLTEEEDMKQKLQLEKGAVDGNVRQLEGDLLIMEDQNSKLQKEKQLLEERLADFSSNLAEEEEKSKNLTKLKTKHESMISDLEVRLNKEEKSRQDLEKAKRKLETEYKNLQEQMTDLQAQISELKAQNAQREVEIQGLQTCVEEESAQKSNVLNKIQEMEGLLSELQDELQAEQETCRKSENSRKELGEELSALRSELEDTLDTTTAQQELRAKREQEVAMLKKMMEDESRSHETQVYDMKQKHNQAVNELSQQLEQSKKAKANLEKTKQSFEKEVTNLNEELHSLGNAKQDLEHKRKKMESQFGDLQTCFGESERQKEELGETVSKLTMELNSANSLLSEAESKNIKLSKDVSSLNLQLQDAQELLAEETCQKLSLSTRLRQTEDDRNKLLERMEEEAEAKRNVERQVSSLNTQLSDSKRKLEEYSSNFQLLEESKKRLQRDLEAARAEFEEKTAAYDKLERTKNHLQQELEDMLLDLDNQKQLVSNLEKKQRKFDQMLADEKTISNKYAEERDHAEAEAREKETKCLALIRALEEAQGSFRELEKHNKTLRNEMEDLISSKDDVGRNVHELEKAKRGLEAQVEEMRIQMEELEDELQTAEDSKLHVEVNMQALKVQFQRDLQGRDEQSEEKKKQLLKQVRELEIELEDEQKLRNSLAAAKKKLEGDLKDLEDQVDAIARARDEAVKQLRKTQAQMKDTHRELEDARTSHKEVTSDARESERKARTMEAEILYLQEELATAERARKQIERERDELAGELTNGSFGRSGMSDEKRRLEAKIQQLEEELDEEQANTEILNDKLRRSTQQVDQLTDELQEERSNAQRNESGWQQMEKQNKELRSKLQEMEGQVKSKLQASVAALQAKLHQVENQLDHESRERQAIARAMRQKDKRLKELTPQIEDERKQTEQFKDQAEKANMRAKQLKMQVEESDEESQRATAARRKLQKELNEATEANEALSREVSSLKSKLRHGSDSSFSNSSWRSGGGSFRRTQRNMVESSDVPEDSGLPATLVCQSEEPQREHINGTQTDN